The genome window ACCAGGTAGGCTTTCGATGCGTTTCAGCCAAGCGCGGATTTTTTCATACGGTTTTAAATCAATCTTTCCTTCGTGAGCCAGCGCGATATAAGGATACAGCGCGATGTCCGCGATCGTGATTTTATCACCGATCAACCACGGATCTTGTTCCAATTGGTTTTCCAGAATCCGCAACAGGTCGTTCGTTACCGAAAGCGCCCCGTCCTCATCGATCTTTCGTCCGAATTTATGATGAGCGCGTAACGCAGCCGGACCGCGCCCCACTTCGTTCGCTGAGGTCGAAATCCATTGGATTACCTTGGCTGCTTCAAAACTCGAGCCGGGAAACCAATCCTCTTTTTTTCCGTATTCCAGAGCGAGATAGACCAAGATCGCATGGCTATCACGGACGATGACTTCTTTGTCCTTCAAAACGGGAACTTGTCCGAACGGATTCTTTTTTAAGAAGCCCTCGGACTTTT of Leptospira sanjuanensis contains these proteins:
- a CDS encoding glutathione S-transferase family protein; this encodes MIELFESAISGNSHKVRMLLSFLNLKYESVSIDLKGKEQKSEGFLKKNPFGQVPVLKDKEVIVRDSHAILVYLALEYGKKEDWFPGSSFEAAKVIQWISTSANEVGRGPAALRAHHKFGRKIDEDGALSVTNDLLRILENQLEQDPWLIGDKITIADIALYPYIALAHEGKIDLKPYEKIRAWLKRIESLPGYVSMEGIELQGV